In Syntrophomonas wolfei subsp. wolfei str. Goettingen G311, a single window of DNA contains:
- the spoIVB gene encoding SpoIVB peptidase — protein MQRIRPWLGIVLSLLLIALCITPQAQSLLNLPQYQRLVVGESSTISLPLPEKLKDKIEMQVISPSRSVFAAPQEPPVTISSNSSGYEILALKPGKVNVELKLLGYIPLKSMAVETLPTKRVVAGGHSIGVILQSKGIMVVGYAPVSDSEGKKAYPARDQGVEIGDIIYQVDGQPLHSESELARIIDEKKSVLLGVKRGSKKLSITVRSTYCPETNRCRIGLYVRDGVVGVGTLTFWEPDSKIFAALGHVIIDADTKQQIDVLQGKIVSASIQGIKPGKPGQPGEKIGVFNGEGEIEGKIIKNSYSGIFGKTGDEITNPLAHYTMEVAYAHQVNEGQAQILTVVNGDDIEAFDVVVEKVFPERQDGKSMIIRVADHRLLNLTGGIIQGMSGSPIIQNGKIIGAITHVFLNDPTRGYGIFMDNMLSEIPSNLNPWSKVSTNSWDA, from the coding sequence TTGCAGAGAATTCGCCCCTGGCTGGGAATAGTATTATCGTTGCTGCTTATCGCCCTTTGTATTACCCCACAGGCCCAAAGCCTGTTAAACCTTCCTCAATATCAGAGATTAGTAGTGGGTGAATCCAGTACCATATCCCTGCCTCTACCGGAAAAACTCAAAGATAAAATTGAGATGCAGGTTATAAGCCCGTCGCGAAGCGTTTTTGCCGCACCTCAGGAGCCCCCGGTAACTATAAGCTCGAATTCATCGGGTTACGAAATTCTTGCTTTAAAACCGGGAAAGGTGAACGTCGAACTAAAACTCTTGGGCTACATACCTTTAAAATCCATGGCGGTCGAAACCTTACCCACCAAACGAGTTGTGGCAGGTGGTCATTCCATTGGTGTTATATTGCAGTCCAAGGGCATAATGGTCGTAGGCTATGCACCGGTAAGTGACAGTGAGGGAAAGAAAGCCTATCCGGCCCGGGATCAGGGGGTGGAAATCGGGGATATTATTTACCAGGTTGATGGCCAGCCTTTGCATAGCGAAAGTGAGTTAGCCAGAATAATTGACGAAAAAAAGAGTGTGCTTCTAGGCGTTAAACGCGGCAGCAAAAAACTTTCCATTACGGTTCGCAGTACTTACTGTCCGGAAACCAATCGCTGCCGGATTGGCCTCTATGTGCGGGATGGGGTAGTAGGTGTCGGCACTCTGACTTTTTGGGAACCGGATAGCAAAATCTTTGCAGCTTTGGGACATGTGATTATTGATGCAGATACCAAGCAGCAGATTGATGTTTTGCAGGGCAAAATTGTCAGTGCTTCTATTCAAGGGATAAAGCCGGGCAAACCAGGACAGCCGGGGGAAAAGATTGGTGTTTTCAATGGCGAGGGAGAGATTGAAGGAAAAATTATAAAAAACAGCTATTCCGGTATTTTTGGAAAAACCGGAGATGAGATTACTAATCCGCTGGCTCATTATACTATGGAAGTAGCTTATGCTCACCAGGTTAATGAAGGTCAGGCCCAGATCTTGACGGTGGTAAATGGCGATGATATTGAAGCGTTCGATGTAGTGGTGGAGAAAGTCTTTCCAGAACGCCAGGATGGAAAAAGTATGATAATTAGAGTTGCGGACCATCGCCTTTTAAACCTTACGGGAGGAATTATACAGGGCATGAGCGGTAGTCCGATTATTCAGAACGGCAAGATAATCGGGGCCATTACTCATGTCTTTCTCAATGATCCAACCCGGGGGTATGGCATCTTTATGGATAATATGCTTTCTGAAATTCCCAGCAATCTAAACCCCTGGTCCAAGGTTTCGACAAATTCCTGGGATGCTTAG
- the steA gene encoding putative cytokinetic ring protein SteA, with translation MLAKGRARMDRRTKNLVKRLKKSDIAIIDHDDIDEVAANSLIDARPQAIINTQASITGRYPAKGVYKILKAGIPVLDEVGENIFSQLREGVLIEVRGNQVFWGKTVIAEGKELSLEDVRLKLKEAHQNIQLELDHFVDNTMEYAKKEKDLLIGNIDVPVLDTYMLNRHVLIVVRGSSYKEDLRTISPYIQEEQPVLIGVDGGADALLEFGLKPDLIVGDMDSVSDTALSSGAEIVVHAYADGTAPGLDRIESMGLKAKTFPMPGTSEDVAMILAWEYGASLIVAVGSHSNMIDFLEKGRKGMGSTFLVRLKVGSILVDARGVSQLYKQHLPSKYLLQLLVAALIPITVILAVSPATRPFFRLILLQLKIIFNI, from the coding sequence ATGTTAGCCAAAGGACGCGCCCGGATGGACCGGCGTACCAAAAACCTGGTAAAACGACTTAAAAAAAGCGATATTGCTATTATCGACCACGATGATATAGATGAAGTGGCCGCTAATTCCCTTATCGATGCCCGGCCGCAGGCTATTATAAATACCCAGGCTTCCATTACGGGGCGTTACCCGGCCAAAGGAGTCTACAAGATTTTGAAAGCGGGCATACCGGTATTAGATGAGGTAGGGGAGAATATTTTTTCCCAGCTCCGCGAAGGTGTTCTCATAGAGGTCAGAGGAAACCAGGTATTTTGGGGAAAAACCGTAATTGCCGAAGGAAAAGAACTTAGCCTGGAAGATGTAAGGCTGAAGCTCAAAGAAGCTCACCAGAACATCCAGCTGGAGCTGGATCATTTTGTTGATAACACCATGGAATATGCCAAAAAAGAAAAGGATCTCTTGATTGGTAATATCGATGTGCCGGTTCTGGATACCTATATGCTTAACCGACATGTCCTGATAGTGGTGCGGGGAAGCAGTTATAAAGAAGACCTGAGAACGATAAGCCCCTATATTCAAGAGGAACAGCCGGTGTTAATCGGTGTAGATGGAGGAGCTGATGCGCTCCTGGAGTTTGGGCTTAAGCCGGATTTGATTGTAGGTGATATGGATAGTGTCTCGGACACGGCATTAAGCAGCGGGGCGGAAATAGTGGTACATGCCTATGCTGATGGAACTGCTCCCGGCTTGGATAGGATTGAATCCATGGGCCTTAAGGCCAAAACCTTTCCTATGCCCGGCACCAGTGAAGATGTAGCCATGATACTGGCCTGGGAGTATGGTGCCAGCCTTATTGTGGCTGTGGGCAGCCACTCCAATATGATTGATTTTCTGGAAAAAGGGCGCAAAGGTATGGGCAGTACTTTTTTGGTTCGTTTAAAAGTAGGTTCCATACTGGTTGATGCTCGAGGAGTAAGCCAGTTATACAAGCAACACCTGCCCAGCAAATACCTGCTGCAATTGCTGGTGGCCGCACTAATTCCAATCACGGTAATACTGGCCGTTTCCCCGGCAACCAGGCCATTTTTCCGTCTCATCCTCTTGCAACTTAAGATTATTTTTAATATATGA
- the argR gene encoding arginine repressor encodes MKLRRQLCIIDIINQKEVATQEELCETLKNQGFDVTQATVSRDIKELKLIKVADKDGYHYALPDTPGVKGSFERMKRVIEDSVLGLDYSENLIIIKTLPGSAHAVASLIDSAEWPTIIGTVAGDDTILAVVKPKEAAPGIVEEFEQLMLKSNR; translated from the coding sequence ATGAAACTGCGCCGGCAGCTTTGCATAATTGATATTATCAATCAAAAAGAGGTAGCAACCCAGGAAGAATTATGTGAAACTCTCAAGAATCAGGGTTTTGATGTTACCCAGGCCACAGTATCGCGGGATATCAAGGAACTCAAGTTAATCAAAGTAGCGGATAAAGACGGTTACCATTATGCCCTGCCGGATACCCCGGGGGTGAAGGGCTCATTTGAGCGGATGAAGAGGGTTATTGAAGATTCGGTGCTGGGACTTGATTATAGTGAAAACCTGATTATTATTAAAACCCTTCCTGGTTCTGCTCATGCGGTAGCTTCGCTTATTGATTCCGCCGAATGGCCCACCATTATAGGCACGGTTGCGGGTGATGATACCATTTTGGCAGTGGTCAAGCCTAAAGAAGCTGCTCCCGGTATTGTGGAAGAGTTCGAGCAGCTTATGTTGAAAAGCAACCGCTAG
- a CDS encoding TlyA family RNA methyltransferase yields the protein MARIRLDSLLYDKALAPSREKARAMILAGEVRVNGQMVDKPGTTVDEEARIELKSHLSRYVSRGGFKLEKAIEDFRLDFSQRVVLDIGASTGGYTDCALQHGAIKIFALDVGYGQLDWKLRNDPRVINLERRNIRYFSREELGEAVDIITMDVSFISTTLLFPVIKEMLKEDGVIVSLIKPQFEAGRGKVGKHGVVRDPVVHREVLLNCINSAQQENLYCTAVSFSPITGPKGNIEYFIQLKKEAKPCERIEEVVEKVVEEAQQKLGGKK from the coding sequence TTGGCCAGAATTAGATTGGATAGCTTGCTGTACGACAAGGCGTTAGCCCCCAGCCGGGAAAAAGCCCGGGCCATGATTTTGGCCGGGGAGGTTCGGGTAAATGGGCAGATGGTAGATAAACCCGGAACCACCGTAGATGAAGAAGCCAGGATTGAGCTTAAAAGCCATCTATCCCGTTATGTCAGCCGGGGTGGTTTTAAGCTGGAAAAGGCTATAGAGGACTTCCGGCTTGATTTTTCCCAGCGGGTGGTATTGGATATAGGGGCCTCTACTGGTGGATATACCGATTGTGCTCTGCAGCATGGCGCTATAAAGATATTTGCCCTTGATGTGGGCTATGGTCAATTGGATTGGAAACTGCGCAATGATCCCCGGGTTATAAACCTGGAACGAAGAAATATACGCTATTTTTCCCGGGAAGAACTGGGGGAAGCAGTAGATATAATAACCATGGATGTTTCCTTCATTTCTACTACCCTGCTCTTTCCGGTTATTAAGGAAATGCTTAAGGAGGACGGGGTGATTGTTTCTTTAATCAAACCCCAGTTTGAGGCGGGCCGGGGCAAGGTGGGCAAACATGGCGTAGTGCGTGACCCGGTAGTTCATCGTGAGGTTTTACTTAATTGCATTAATTCTGCTCAGCAGGAGAATCTATACTGTACTGCGGTTAGCTTTTCCCCTATAACTGGTCCCAAGGGGAATATCGAATACTTTATCCAGTTGAAAAAAGAAGCTAAGCCTTGTGAAAGGATAGAGGAAGTGGTCGAAAAGGTAGTGGAAGAGGCTCAGCAAAAACTGGGAGGCAAAAAGTGA
- a CDS encoding Hsp20/alpha crystallin family protein, giving the protein MFELTPFRKRRDMMNSLLGGDMLKEFNDFWYGAALNMKADIKENNKEYIVEAELPGVKKENINVELKEHTLTIAATQDEETKDEGINYVRRERRTGSVSRSFYVENVDQEGVKADYKDGILKIVLPKLKETPPDKYQVKID; this is encoded by the coding sequence ATGTTTGAACTAACACCATTCAGGAAGAGAAGGGACATGATGAACAGCCTGTTGGGGGGGGACATGTTAAAGGAGTTCAATGATTTCTGGTACGGCGCGGCTCTAAATATGAAAGCCGATATCAAGGAAAACAACAAGGAATACATTGTAGAAGCAGAACTGCCGGGAGTAAAAAAGGAAAACATTAATGTGGAATTAAAAGAGCATACCCTGACTATTGCCGCTACACAGGATGAAGAGACCAAGGACGAGGGTATTAACTATGTGCGCAGAGAGCGGAGGACAGGTAGTGTAAGCCGGAGCTTCTATGTGGAGAATGTAGACCAAGAGGGAGTAAAAGCCGACTATAAGGACGGTATTTTGAAGATCGTGCTGCCCAAGCTAAAAGAAACTCCTCCCGACAAATACCAAGTTAAAATTGACTAA
- the spo0A gene encoding sporulation transcription factor Spo0A: MFSEANRIKILIADDNREFCGILRDYFNNDSDFEIVGICNNGTEVLEIIEKTPIEVLILDLIMPYMDGIGVLERINELNIEPRPRIIILTAFGQENITQKAVQLGADYYILKPFNLQVLGDRVKQLVRDVPPRVENRSTGSSVVSSRPGAGKDMEIEVTKVIHEIGVPAHVKGYQYLRDAIMLVVAEINYLGAVTKELYPTIAQKYDTTPSRVERAIRHAIELAWDRGDLDKINKFFGYTVSGEKGKPTNSEFIAIIADRLRLENKVS, from the coding sequence ATGTTTAGTGAAGCAAATCGGATAAAGATTCTCATTGCCGATGATAACCGTGAATTTTGTGGAATACTCAGGGACTATTTTAATAACGATTCTGATTTTGAAATAGTGGGCATCTGTAATAATGGCACTGAGGTATTGGAGATTATTGAAAAGACTCCGATTGAAGTTTTGATTCTGGATCTCATAATGCCTTATATGGACGGCATCGGGGTTTTGGAGAGAATCAATGAATTGAATATCGAACCGCGCCCCCGGATAATCATACTGACTGCTTTTGGCCAGGAGAACATAACCCAGAAAGCAGTTCAACTGGGAGCTGATTATTACATACTAAAGCCCTTCAATTTACAGGTTTTGGGAGACCGGGTTAAACAGTTGGTCCGTGATGTACCGCCCCGGGTTGAGAATAGGAGTACGGGAAGCTCGGTAGTTAGTAGTAGACCGGGAGCAGGCAAAGATATGGAAATCGAGGTAACCAAAGTAATCCATGAAATCGGGGTGCCTGCCCATGTAAAAGGTTATCAGTATTTGCGCGATGCTATTATGCTGGTGGTTGCGGAAATCAATTATCTGGGAGCAGTTACCAAGGAATTATATCCTACTATTGCCCAGAAATATGATACTACCCCCAGCCGGGTGGAAAGAGCTATTCGCCATGCTATAGAGCTGGCCTGGGATCGTGGTGATCTGGATAAAATAAACAAGTTCTTTGGCTACACGGTAAGTGGAGAGAAAGGGAAACCGACCAATTCAGAGTTTATTGCCATAATCGCTGATCGCTTACGGCTGGAAAACAAAGTGAGCTAA
- a CDS encoding copper transporter, which produces MIDLRYHIASIVAVFLALGLGILIGSTIVGDNLLVDQQKKMIDRLEGQFYSLRERESELSASNQYKDQIISNYENYSQALLPPLVKEHLTGYQVALVVTGGSDIPAGMLNALSIAGANVVSKSVILSNISLDEASLRQRVQEFYGLDKEVSPDVLRQYVAASVAAVITNKADPGVISFLQENDLLKFSGSNTMPLNGIILLGGTNNLAGFFAASFDHTLIESLAQQGLKIFGVENSKVTYSYMEEYQKDKISTIDNVDLSPGQISLVYAMEGEPGDYGIKVTAKKFMPSLPVESVNKQQR; this is translated from the coding sequence TTGATTGATCTGAGATATCATATTGCTTCTATTGTAGCCGTTTTTTTAGCATTAGGACTGGGCATACTCATAGGCAGTACCATAGTGGGGGATAACCTGCTCGTGGATCAGCAAAAGAAAATGATTGATCGCCTGGAGGGACAGTTTTATTCCCTGCGGGAAAGAGAAAGCGAGCTGTCGGCTTCCAACCAGTATAAAGACCAGATCATCTCCAATTATGAGAACTACAGCCAGGCCTTGCTTCCTCCTCTGGTGAAGGAACACCTGACCGGATACCAAGTGGCATTGGTAGTCACCGGGGGCAGTGATATACCGGCCGGTATGCTGAATGCCCTGTCTATTGCCGGAGCAAATGTGGTTTCCAAATCCGTCATTTTGTCCAATATCAGCCTGGATGAAGCGAGCTTACGCCAGCGGGTACAGGAGTTTTATGGCCTGGATAAAGAGGTTTCTCCCGATGTCTTAAGGCAGTATGTAGCCGCCAGTGTGGCCGCAGTTATAACGAATAAAGCCGATCCCGGGGTAATAAGCTTTTTACAGGAAAATGATTTATTGAAGTTCAGCGGTAGTAATACCATGCCCCTTAACGGGATAATATTATTGGGAGGTACCAATAATCTGGCCGGATTTTTTGCGGCTAGTTTTGACCATACCTTGATTGAGTCGCTGGCTCAGCAAGGTTTAAAAATATTTGGGGTAGAAAACTCCAAAGTAACCTATTCCTATATGGAAGAATACCAGAAAGATAAAATCAGCACTATTGACAATGTTGATTTGAGTCCAGGGCAGATATCTCTGGTTTATGCCATGGAGGGTGAACCCGGTGATTATGGCATTAAAGTCACCGCCAAGAAGTTTATGCCCTCACTACCGGTAGAATCAGTGAATAAACAACAGAGGTAG
- the dxs gene encoding 1-deoxy-D-xylulose-5-phosphate synthase: MDEILNTINSPRDLKKLSLPEMTQLANEIRQLLVKSVAKCGGHLASNLGVVELSLALHTVFDSPEDKIIWDVGHQAYVHKILTGRREQMSTLRQYGGISGFPKVEESEYDAFNTGHSSTSISAALGMALARDLQGQSNSVVAVIGDGALTAGMAFEALNHAGQEDSDLIVVLNDNEMSISKNVGAMSAYLNRLRTDPSYSRTKEEIESVLNRIPGIGPNLARAAGKFKDTVKYLMVPGIIFEELGFTYIGPVNGHDLAELKAVLSNIKKMKGPILLHTITQKGKGYEPAFQKPDIFHGVGPFDVDTGTQLKKSLKTYTEIFGDFMLNQAQRDNKLVAITAAMTSGTGLSEFSRNFPERFFDVGICEQHAVTLAAGMASSGLRPVVAVYSTFLQRAYDQIVHDVALQKLPVIFAIDRAGLVGEDGPTHHGAFDFSYLRHIPNLIIMAPADENELVDMLHSAFSMEGPVAIRYPRGVGEGVRIKSERQLLEPGQSRLIAEGQDLAIIAVGRGVSIARDVVDLLAGKGVNPLLVDARFVKPLDRRVIAGAAQKYHRLLTIEDNSLAGGFGSAIGEMLVEEGIDAELLHIALPDEFVEHGRVELLFEQLNMNPDSILESIAGKWPELFSAGSRWELLKFGQN, encoded by the coding sequence ATGGATGAGATTCTAAACACGATTAATTCACCTCGCGACCTCAAAAAACTTAGCCTTCCGGAGATGACGCAACTGGCCAATGAAATAAGGCAGTTGCTGGTAAAAAGCGTGGCCAAATGTGGCGGCCACCTGGCCTCAAACCTGGGCGTGGTTGAACTGAGTCTGGCCCTGCATACGGTTTTTGATAGTCCTGAAGACAAAATAATATGGGATGTAGGTCATCAGGCCTATGTACATAAGATACTCACCGGTCGCCGCGAGCAGATGAGTACTTTGCGCCAGTATGGAGGAATAAGCGGCTTTCCCAAGGTAGAAGAATCGGAATATGATGCTTTTAATACGGGTCATAGCAGCACTTCCATTTCGGCTGCTCTGGGAATGGCCCTGGCTCGTGACCTTCAGGGCCAGAGCAATTCAGTTGTAGCGGTAATTGGTGACGGGGCTCTTACTGCAGGAATGGCCTTTGAGGCCTTAAATCATGCGGGTCAGGAGGATTCTGACCTGATTGTGGTACTAAACGATAATGAAATGTCCATTTCTAAAAATGTTGGTGCCATGTCGGCTTATCTTAATCGCCTCCGCACTGATCCTTCCTATTCTCGAACCAAAGAAGAAATAGAAAGTGTTTTAAACCGCATTCCGGGAATAGGCCCGAATCTAGCCCGGGCGGCGGGAAAGTTTAAGGATACGGTAAAATATCTGATGGTTCCCGGAATAATTTTTGAAGAACTGGGATTTACCTATATTGGACCAGTAAATGGTCATGATCTGGCGGAATTGAAAGCGGTCTTGAGCAATATAAAAAAGATGAAAGGTCCGATCCTTCTTCATACTATAACGCAAAAAGGCAAAGGCTATGAACCAGCTTTTCAGAAACCGGATATCTTTCATGGTGTGGGGCCTTTTGATGTTGATACCGGTACCCAGTTGAAGAAAAGCTTGAAGACATATACCGAAATTTTTGGCGATTTTATGCTTAACCAGGCTCAAAGGGATAATAAATTGGTGGCTATAACGGCAGCCATGACCAGTGGTACAGGCCTATCCGAGTTCTCCCGGAACTTCCCGGAGCGCTTTTTTGATGTAGGCATTTGTGAACAACATGCCGTCACCCTGGCTGCTGGCATGGCTTCCTCAGGCTTAAGGCCAGTGGTAGCGGTGTACTCTACCTTTCTGCAAAGGGCTTACGACCAGATAGTTCATGATGTAGCCCTGCAAAAACTGCCGGTGATATTTGCCATAGACCGGGCTGGTCTGGTCGGGGAAGACGGCCCTACCCATCATGGTGCCTTTGATTTCTCTTACTTGCGACATATCCCCAATCTTATCATTATGGCTCCGGCTGATGAGAACGAGCTGGTGGACATGCTCCACAGCGCCTTCTCTATGGAAGGACCGGTAGCGATCAGGTATCCCCGGGGAGTGGGAGAAGGAGTCAGGATTAAGTCCGAACGCCAGTTGCTGGAGCCGGGACAGTCCCGGCTAATTGCAGAGGGCCAGGATCTGGCCATTATTGCCGTAGGAAGAGGAGTATCTATTGCCCGGGATGTGGTTGATCTCCTGGCCGGCAAAGGGGTTAACCCGCTGTTGGTGGATGCGAGATTTGTGAAGCCTCTGGATCGCCGGGTTATAGCCGGGGCCGCTCAAAAATACCACCGCCTGCTCACTATCGAAGATAACTCCCTGGCCGGGGGATTTGGCAGTGCCATAGGAGAGATGCTGGTGGAAGAAGGAATTGACGCCGAGTTATTGCATATAGCCCTGCCGGATGAATTTGTCGAGCATGGCCGGGTAGAGCTGCTTTTTGAACAGCTCAATATGAATCCCGATTCTATCCTGGAGAGTATTGCCGGAAAATGGCCAGAGCTGTTTAGTGCCGGCAGCAGGTGGGAGTTGCTGAAGTTTGGCCAGAATTAG
- the recN gene encoding DNA repair protein RecN, whose protein sequence is MNEGDQMLQEIYIKNFVLIEELRLSFEQGLNVLTGETGAGKSIIIDALGLVLGERVRNDLLRDSQKKAIVEAVFVVENNSAAHSVLLENGLLEEEEDCIVVSREIATSGRSLARINGRNVNAGFLKSLARHLIDMHLQDESSGFLNPQNYLQFVDGFIEEGQDIGKEIESLFLQIREEERQLENYKNNEQNRLQKIDFIRYQIEEIEKAGLRSGEEEELLALNQRIKNAQALEEGTGRILEQLYHRQHAGESALDLISASLENLGRLKEDEFLSRLQSPLEEIYYSLQDIASQLSSFRDSLDFEPGLLEESEERLYQLQRLKGKYGQSIDEILDYLGKARLELEYLENSGEKQEELEESITALKLRYHHLAAQLSQLRQSAAQKLQENVDMELRELNMPQVKFAVHMELRETPGIKGMDQVDFLFSPNPGEEMHSLSRIASGGERSRFILALKKALAGIYLIPTLIFDEIDVGVGGTALVAMANKLYELSLEHQLILVTHSPQIASLAHQHFLIEKASSEECTLTTVRGLAAEARVEEIARMLEGEDFSPLAREHAREMLTRRDLT, encoded by the coding sequence TTGAATGAAGGGGATCAAATGCTGCAAGAGATATACATAAAAAACTTCGTACTTATCGAAGAACTGCGGCTTTCTTTTGAGCAGGGCTTGAATGTACTTACCGGCGAAACCGGAGCAGGTAAATCCATTATAATTGATGCCCTGGGCCTGGTTCTGGGTGAACGGGTAAGAAACGATCTCCTGCGGGACAGCCAGAAAAAGGCCATAGTTGAAGCAGTATTTGTCGTGGAGAATAATAGTGCAGCCCATTCAGTACTGCTGGAAAACGGACTACTGGAGGAAGAAGAGGATTGCATAGTAGTAAGCCGCGAAATCGCTACCAGCGGGCGTAGTTTGGCGCGCATAAACGGGCGTAATGTAAATGCCGGTTTCCTCAAAAGCCTGGCCCGGCATCTGATAGATATGCATCTGCAGGATGAAAGCAGCGGATTTTTAAACCCGCAAAACTACCTGCAATTCGTAGATGGTTTTATCGAGGAAGGCCAGGATATAGGGAAAGAGATTGAAAGCCTCTTCCTGCAGATAAGAGAGGAAGAACGGCAGCTGGAAAACTACAAGAACAACGAACAGAATCGTTTGCAGAAGATTGATTTTATCCGCTACCAAATAGAGGAAATAGAAAAAGCCGGCTTGCGCAGCGGAGAAGAAGAGGAACTTCTGGCTCTTAACCAAAGAATAAAGAATGCTCAAGCTCTGGAGGAAGGAACCGGGAGGATATTGGAACAGCTCTACCATCGCCAGCATGCTGGTGAAAGTGCCCTGGATTTAATTTCGGCGAGCCTGGAGAACCTGGGTCGCCTGAAAGAGGATGAATTTTTATCCCGCTTACAATCTCCGCTGGAAGAGATTTATTATTCCCTGCAGGATATTGCCTCTCAGCTCTCATCATTTCGGGATTCCCTGGATTTCGAACCAGGCCTGTTGGAGGAAAGTGAGGAACGACTATACCAGCTGCAGAGGCTTAAAGGCAAATATGGTCAGAGTATTGATGAAATCCTGGATTATCTGGGAAAGGCTCGCCTGGAATTGGAATATCTGGAGAACAGCGGAGAAAAACAGGAAGAGCTGGAAGAATCCATAACCGCATTAAAGTTAAGATACCATCACCTGGCAGCTCAACTGAGCCAATTGAGGCAAAGTGCCGCGCAAAAGCTGCAGGAAAATGTAGATATGGAACTAAGGGAGCTTAACATGCCCCAGGTGAAATTTGCCGTTCATATGGAGCTTCGGGAAACGCCAGGCATTAAAGGCATGGATCAGGTAGATTTCCTGTTTTCCCCCAATCCCGGGGAGGAGATGCATTCTTTATCCCGGATTGCTTCGGGAGGAGAGAGGTCTCGTTTTATCCTGGCCTTAAAAAAGGCCTTGGCCGGGATATATTTGATACCCACCCTGATTTTTGATGAAATTGATGTAGGGGTGGGCGGAACAGCATTGGTAGCCATGGCCAATAAACTATATGAATTATCCCTGGAGCATCAGCTTATACTGGTAACCCATTCCCCTCAGATAGCCAGTTTGGCTCACCAGCATTTCCTTATTGAAAAAGCCAGCAGTGAAGAATGCACCCTTACTACAGTGAGGGGATTGGCGGCCGAGGCTCGGGTAGAAGAGATTGCCCGTATGCTGGAGGGAGAAGATTTTTCCCCATTGGCCCGGGAGCATGCCCGCGAAATGCTCACCCGGAGAGATCTGACATAA
- a CDS encoding NAD(+)/NADH kinase encodes MKIILVNNRFKENTEKKAQEIAGQLSALNVEVIIDNGLDEPYAGTVDFIMVLGGDGTMLRAARRYGQRAIPVLGVNMGTVGFLSNIEINELAEYLPLILREEYSLEARMMLEVAVFQQQSLLTRVFCLNELLLRSNSPRMLSFALEISGQKLEPYRGDGLIVSTTTGSTAYSLSAGGPIADPQLDAFIVTPVASHIINKRPLVVSPEREISLHLLEEREAIIGIDGQIKMDFGAENRVLIKRAPHPLLMVNLKAKPFFTSIDRSLQRQ; translated from the coding sequence GTGAAGATTATTTTAGTAAACAATCGTTTCAAGGAAAATACGGAAAAAAAGGCTCAGGAGATAGCGGGGCAGCTTAGCGCTCTTAATGTTGAGGTAATTATTGACAATGGTTTGGATGAACCCTATGCCGGAACCGTAGATTTTATCATGGTTCTGGGCGGCGATGGAACCATGTTAAGGGCGGCCCGGCGTTATGGACAAAGAGCTATCCCGGTTTTAGGTGTGAATATGGGCACCGTTGGTTTCTTAAGCAATATTGAAATTAACGAATTGGCAGAATATTTACCGCTTATCTTACGAGAAGAATACTCACTGGAAGCGAGGATGATGCTCGAAGTGGCGGTTTTTCAACAACAATCACTTTTGACCCGGGTTTTTTGTCTAAATGAATTGCTTTTGCGCTCCAATAGTCCCCGGATGCTGAGCTTTGCCTTGGAAATATCGGGGCAAAAACTGGAGCCTTATAGGGGGGATGGCTTAATCGTCTCCACAACTACTGGTTCTACGGCTTATTCCCTATCCGCTGGAGGACCGATTGCCGACCCACAGCTTGATGCCTTCATTGTTACCCCGGTGGCTTCCCACATAATTAACAAGCGACCCCTGGTAGTATCTCCAGAACGGGAAATAAGCCTTCATCTTCTCGAAGAGCGGGAAGCAATTATAGGAATAGATGGCCAGATAAAGATGGATTTTGGTGCTGAAAACCGGGTTTTGATAAAACGAGCCCCTCACCCGTTGCTAATGGTTAATCTAAAGGCCAAGCCTTTCTTTACTTCTATTGACAGGAGTTTACAGCGCCAATGA